In Burkholderiales bacterium, one genomic interval encodes:
- a CDS encoding ATP-dependent DNA helicase, whose protein sequence is MPDFDSIFSTQGALAKAVNDYSPRPQQVEMAHAVAEALKRNSVLIAEAGTGTGKTFAYLVPALLSGGKVIISTGTKTLQDQLFDRDIPSVHAALKAPVSVALLKGRANYVCHYRLNQALNEGRFASREDAGYLPLITQYARTSSSGDKSGLGNVPENAGIWPHVTSTRENCLGQECPNYQECFVMKARKEAQQADVVVVNHHLFFADVMLRDEGVTELLPACNTVIFDEAHQLPETASLFFGESIGTAQILEFARDTRTEGIANARDFTVLPEAAAALDKAARDLRLTVKEDNARLSQQSLQDISGFKAALDGLCEKLDALTGLLESQAERGEGLRHCRQRGLELAAKIARWRDAEDITQVRWGEVFAHSMQLNSTPLSIAEIFRKQIEGNARALVFTSATLSVNRDFSHYQQEMGLQDAATASWDSPFEYERQALLYLPQALPDPNSGEHTQAVIKAALPLIRASRGRAFLLFTSLRAMQEARSLLKEYFHEAKLDYPLLVQGEGSRSELLERFRRLGNAVLVGSQSFWEGVDVRGPALSLVVIDKLPFAPPDDPVLAARIEQINRQGRNAFMEYQLPRAVITLKQGAGRLIRDETDRGVLMICDPRLLSKSYGRRIWRSLPPMRRTREETEAVNFLEECHSVMQTESVK, encoded by the coding sequence ATGCCCGACTTCGACTCTATTTTTTCTACTCAAGGGGCACTCGCCAAGGCCGTAAACGATTACAGTCCACGGCCCCAGCAAGTCGAAATGGCGCACGCGGTCGCGGAGGCACTCAAACGCAATTCGGTGCTGATCGCGGAAGCCGGCACCGGTACCGGCAAAACCTTCGCGTATCTGGTTCCCGCGCTGCTCTCCGGCGGCAAAGTGATTATTTCCACCGGCACCAAGACGCTGCAGGACCAGCTTTTCGACCGCGATATTCCCTCTGTGCACGCGGCGCTGAAGGCGCCGGTCAGCGTGGCCTTGCTCAAAGGACGCGCCAATTACGTTTGCCATTACCGATTGAATCAGGCTTTGAATGAGGGCCGGTTTGCGAGCCGCGAAGACGCGGGTTATCTGCCGCTGATTACGCAATACGCGCGCACTTCCTCCTCGGGCGACAAAAGCGGTTTGGGCAATGTGCCGGAGAATGCCGGCATCTGGCCGCACGTCACCTCGACGCGGGAGAACTGCCTCGGCCAGGAATGCCCCAACTACCAGGAATGCTTCGTGATGAAAGCGCGCAAGGAAGCGCAGCAGGCGGACGTGGTGGTGGTGAATCATCATTTGTTCTTTGCCGACGTGATGCTGCGCGACGAGGGCGTGACGGAATTGCTGCCGGCGTGCAACACGGTGATTTTCGACGAGGCGCACCAGTTGCCGGAAACCGCCAGCTTGTTTTTCGGGGAAAGCATCGGCACCGCGCAGATTCTAGAGTTCGCCCGCGATACGCGCACGGAGGGCATCGCCAATGCGCGCGATTTCACGGTGTTGCCGGAGGCTGCAGCCGCTCTGGATAAAGCCGCCAGGGATTTGCGGCTGACTGTGAAAGAAGACAACGCGCGCCTGTCGCAGCAATCGTTACAGGATATTTCCGGTTTCAAGGCGGCCCTGGATGGGTTATGCGAAAAACTCGATGCGCTCACCGGATTGCTGGAAAGCCAAGCCGAGCGCGGCGAAGGTCTGCGCCATTGCCGGCAGCGCGGCCTCGAGCTTGCGGCTAAAATTGCGCGCTGGCGCGACGCGGAGGACATCACGCAGGTGCGGTGGGGCGAAGTGTTTGCGCATTCAATGCAGCTGAACAGCACGCCTTTATCAATTGCCGAAATTTTCCGCAAGCAGATCGAAGGCAATGCGCGCGCGCTGGTGTTCACCTCGGCCACCTTGTCGGTGAATCGCGACTTCAGCCACTATCAACAGGAAATGGGGCTGCAGGATGCGGCCACCGCTTCCTGGGACAGCCCGTTTGAATACGAGCGGCAGGCGCTTTTGTATCTGCCGCAGGCGTTGCCCGATCCCAATAGCGGCGAGCATACTCAAGCGGTGATTAAGGCAGCTCTTCCCCTCATCAGAGCCAGCCGCGGCCGCGCTTTCCTGCTGTTTACCAGTCTGCGCGCGATGCAGGAAGCGCGAAGCCTGCTTAAGGAATATTTCCACGAAGCAAAGCTGGATTATCCGCTGCTGGTGCAAGGCGAGGGCTCGCGCAGCGAATTGCTGGAACGCTTTCGCAGGCTCGGCAATGCGGTGCTGGTGGGCAGCCAGTCGTTCTGGGAAGGAGTGGACGTGCGTGGCCCGGCGCTGTCGCTGGTGGTCATAGACAAGCTGCCGTTCGCGCCGCCGGATGATCCGGTGCTGGCGGCGCGGATCGAGCAAATCAACCGGCAGGGGCGCAATGCGTTCATGGAATATCAGTTGCCGCGGGCGGTGATAACATTGAAACAGGGCGCGGGGCGTTTAATTCGCGATGAGACCGACCGCGGGGTACTGATGATTTGCGACCCGCGCTTGTTGTCCAAGTCTTATGGCCGCAGAATCTGGCGGAGCCTGCCGCCGATGCGGCGCACGCGCGAGGAAACCGAAGCCGTGAATTTTCTCGAAGAATGCCACTCTGTCATGCAAACGGAAAGCGTGAAATGA
- a CDS encoding pentapeptide repeat-containing protein — protein MKSKNLLLLNLGQICGLLLLLPAAQAQNPMCQLQPNAYCQSADLRGANLQFAQLYESNFDGANLEKVNLQNAFLYNSSLEGANLQGANLMSASMSHVNLKRANLKEANLYRTNLFGADLEGADLQGANLVKANLNGANLKGANLAAANLKGAKLEGANVQGANLQGANFEGAHTDNCKGCP, from the coding sequence ATGAAAAGCAAAAATCTGCTGCTTCTCAATCTGGGGCAGATCTGCGGTTTGCTGCTATTGTTGCCGGCCGCACAGGCGCAGAATCCCATGTGCCAGCTCCAGCCGAACGCCTACTGCCAAAGCGCCGACCTGCGCGGCGCGAACTTGCAATTCGCGCAGCTTTACGAATCCAATTTCGATGGCGCAAACCTGGAAAAGGTGAATCTGCAAAACGCCTTTCTTTACAACTCCTCGTTGGAGGGCGCGAATCTGCAGGGCGCCAACCTGATGTCCGCCAGCATGTCGCACGTGAACCTCAAGCGCGCCAACCTCAAGGAAGCCAATTTGTACCGCACCAATTTGTTCGGCGCCGACCTGGAAGGCGCGGATTTGCAGGGGGCGAACCTGGTCAAGGCCAATCTTAATGGCGCAAACCTTAAGGGCGCGAATCTGGCCGCTGCGAATTTAAAGGGGGCGAAGCTGGAAGGTGCGAATGTGCAGGGCGCCAACCTGCAAGGCGCCAATTTCGAGGGCGCGCACACCGACAATTGCAAGGGTTGTCCTTGA
- the rimO gene encoding 30S ribosomal protein S12 methylthiotransferase RimO translates to MTAVPKIGFVSLGCPKALVDSERILTRLRAEGYLIAPSYEEADLVVVNTCGFIDSAVEESLDAIGEALDENGRVIVTGCLGAKTDVVRRAHPQVLAVTGPHSTQAVMDAVHAHLPQPHDPYTSLIPPQGVKLTPAHYAYIKVAEGCNHRCTFCIIPSMRGNLVSRPINEVMQEAENLVKAGVKELLVISQDTSAYGVDIKYRTGFWRGRPLKTCLAELARSLSELGAWVRLHYVYPYPHVDEVIPLMAEGKLLPYLDVPFQHASPRILRAMKRPAGAECNLARIRSWREVCPDITIRSTFIVGFPGETEEDFEQLLEFLEEAQLDRVGCFAYSPVDGAAANALPGHVPEEVKEERKAHFMALQEKISTERLKRKIGRTMTVLVDEITGGSAVARSSADAPEIDGRVHLKNSRGLVAGELVKVKITASDAHDLWAAPLKN, encoded by the coding sequence GTGACCGCTGTTCCGAAAATCGGTTTTGTCTCCCTGGGTTGCCCCAAGGCGCTGGTGGATTCGGAGCGCATCCTCACCCGTTTGCGCGCCGAAGGCTATCTGATTGCGCCGAGCTATGAGGAAGCCGACCTCGTCGTAGTCAACACCTGCGGATTTATCGACAGCGCAGTGGAAGAATCGCTGGACGCTATTGGCGAAGCTCTTGATGAAAATGGCCGCGTCATCGTCACCGGTTGCCTCGGCGCCAAAACCGACGTGGTGCGCCGGGCTCACCCGCAAGTGCTGGCGGTCACCGGTCCGCACTCGACCCAGGCAGTGATGGACGCGGTGCACGCACATTTGCCTCAGCCGCATGATCCTTACACCAGCCTGATTCCGCCGCAAGGCGTCAAGCTCACGCCCGCGCATTACGCGTACATCAAGGTTGCCGAAGGCTGCAACCACCGTTGCACTTTTTGCATCATTCCTTCGATGCGCGGAAATCTGGTGAGCCGCCCGATCAACGAAGTCATGCAGGAAGCAGAAAACCTGGTTAAAGCAGGCGTGAAGGAATTGCTGGTGATTTCACAAGACACCAGCGCCTACGGCGTCGACATCAAGTACCGCACTGGCTTCTGGCGCGGCCGTCCGCTCAAAACCTGCTTGGCCGAACTTGCGCGCAGCTTGAGCGAGCTGGGCGCCTGGGTCAGACTGCATTACGTTTATCCTTACCCCCACGTCGACGAAGTGATTCCGCTGATGGCGGAAGGGAAACTCCTGCCTTACCTGGATGTGCCGTTCCAGCACGCGAGCCCGCGCATACTTAGAGCCATGAAACGCCCGGCAGGAGCGGAATGCAATCTGGCGCGCATACGTTCCTGGCGCGAAGTCTGTCCCGACATCACGATACGCAGCACTTTCATCGTCGGGTTTCCCGGCGAAACCGAAGAAGATTTCGAGCAACTGCTGGAGTTTCTCGAGGAAGCGCAGCTCGATCGCGTCGGCTGCTTCGCCTATTCGCCGGTGGACGGCGCCGCGGCAAACGCCCTGCCGGGGCATGTTCCCGAAGAAGTGAAGGAAGAAAGAAAAGCGCACTTCATGGCGTTGCAGGAGAAAATCAGCACCGAGCGCTTGAAGCGCAAAATCGGACGGACCATGACCGTGTTGGTGGATGAAATCACCGGCGGCAGCGCGGTGGCGCGCAGCTCCGCCGATGCGCCGGAAATCGACGGCCGGGTTCACCTCAAGAATTCACGCGGACTTGTGGCTGGCGAACTGGTAAAAGTCAAAATCACCGCCTCCGATGCTCACGATTTGTGGGCGGCGCCGCTCAAGAATTAA
- the phaR gene encoding polyhydroxyalkanoate synthesis repressor PhaR, whose product MNDTARVIKKYPNRRLYDTTSSSYITVADVKQLVLDHVDFRVVDAKTNEDLTRSIMLQIILEEESGGMPMFSSDMLSKIIRFYGHAMQGMMGVYLEKNIQTFIEMQQRLQDQSHAMYGDNPMLNAETWAQFLKFQGPAIQGLMTSYLEQSAKMFLDMQSQLQKQTRNIFGNFTFPNFGVTPQEPPAAGPNKEEDKK is encoded by the coding sequence ATGAACGACACCGCCAGAGTCATCAAGAAGTACCCGAACCGCCGTCTTTACGACACGACCAGCAGCAGCTACATCACGGTCGCCGACGTAAAGCAATTGGTGCTGGATCATGTCGATTTCCGAGTGGTGGACGCCAAAACCAATGAAGACCTCACGCGCAGCATCATGCTGCAAATCATCCTTGAGGAGGAAAGCGGCGGCATGCCAATGTTTTCTTCCGACATGCTGTCGAAAATCATCCGCTTTTACGGCCACGCCATGCAGGGCATGATGGGAGTTTATTTGGAGAAAAACATCCAGACCTTCATCGAAATGCAGCAGCGCTTGCAGGATCAATCACACGCCATGTACGGCGACAACCCCATGCTGAACGCGGAAACCTGGGCGCAGTTCCTGAAATTCCAAGGCCCGGCGATCCAGGGCCTGATGACGAGCTACCTTGAGCAAAGCGCCAAAATGTTCCTCGACATGCAGAGCCAGCTGCAAAAACAGACGCGCAACATCTTCGGCAATTTCACCTTTCCCAATTTCGGTGTTACTCCACAAGAACCACCCGCCGCCGGCCCGAATAAGGAAGAAGACAAAAAATAA
- a CDS encoding phasin family protein produces MFNEQFPELNKNTLENTLRFAKITMESAERLVKLQLETAKQAIEENAKNAKALSEVKDLQEVVALRTKLAEAGVEKALDYSRSVYEVAAQAQTELAKLFEESLSAYTKDLVGAIEKTSKNAPGSEMAVAALKSTMAATQAAVDSMTKAAKQVVELADAGVKAAHSATSSAVKDGSKKNH; encoded by the coding sequence ATGTTTAACGAGCAATTCCCCGAGCTCAACAAGAACACCCTGGAAAACACGCTGCGTTTTGCCAAGATCACCATGGAAAGCGCGGAACGCCTGGTCAAGCTGCAGCTTGAAACCGCCAAACAGGCGATTGAAGAGAATGCCAAGAACGCGAAAGCCTTGAGCGAAGTAAAAGACTTGCAGGAAGTGGTAGCTTTACGCACGAAACTCGCCGAAGCGGGTGTCGAGAAGGCGCTGGATTATTCGCGCAGCGTGTACGAAGTCGCGGCGCAGGCGCAAACCGAGCTAGCCAAGCTGTTTGAAGAAAGCCTGTCTGCTTACACCAAGGATTTGGTGGGCGCCATTGAAAAAACCAGCAAGAACGCCCCCGGTTCCGAAATGGCGGTGGCGGCTCTGAAATCCACCATGGCCGCCACGCAGGCCGCCGTGGACAGCATGACCAAGGCCGCGAAACAGGTGGTGGAACTTGCCGACGCCGGCGTCAAGGCCGCGCACTCGGCGACCTCCAGCGCGGTAAAAGACGGCTCCAAGAAGAACCATTAA
- a CDS encoding beta-ketoacyl-ACP reductase: MAKQRIVLVTGGMGGLGESICTKMADQGYRVVATYSSNNSKVKQWAEEMKSRDYEFYTAQVDVSDFDSCARMVAKVEKDVGPIDVLVNNAGITRDMTFKKMAKADWDVVIKTNLDSVFNMTKQVLDGMVERGWGRVINVSSVNGQKGAFGQTNYAAAKAGMHGFTKALAQEVAKKGVTINTISPGYIGTKMVMAIPKEVLDSKILPQIPVGRLGKPEEVAGLIIYLASDEAAFVTGANISINGGQHMY, translated from the coding sequence ATGGCAAAACAAAGAATAGTCCTGGTCACCGGCGGCATGGGCGGGCTGGGCGAATCGATTTGCACCAAAATGGCCGATCAAGGCTATCGGGTTGTCGCCACTTATTCATCGAACAACTCCAAGGTCAAACAATGGGCGGAGGAAATGAAATCGCGGGATTACGAGTTCTATACCGCGCAGGTGGATGTCAGCGATTTCGATTCCTGCGCCAGGATGGTTGCGAAAGTGGAAAAGGATGTCGGCCCCATCGACGTGCTGGTCAACAACGCCGGCATCACCCGTGACATGACATTTAAAAAAATGGCTAAGGCGGATTGGGATGTCGTAATCAAAACCAATCTGGACAGCGTGTTCAATATGACCAAGCAGGTGCTGGACGGGATGGTGGAACGCGGCTGGGGACGCGTCATCAACGTCTCATCGGTCAACGGCCAGAAAGGCGCGTTCGGGCAAACCAACTACGCCGCAGCGAAAGCCGGCATGCATGGCTTCACCAAGGCGCTGGCGCAGGAAGTGGCGAAAAAAGGCGTCACCATCAATACTATTTCCCCCGGCTACATCGGCACCAAGATGGTGATGGCGATACCCAAAGAAGTCCTGGACAGCAAAATCCTGCCGCAGATACCGGTCGGAAGATTAGGCAAGCCGGAGGAAGTCGCCGGGTTGATTATTTATCTTGCTTCGGACGAAGCGGCATTTGTGACTGGTGCCAACATCTCCATCAACGGCGGCCAGCACATGTACTAA
- the phaC gene encoding class I poly(R)-hydroxyalkanoic acid synthase — protein MSSQPESQSLPPDNEASRKLLQDLLKNLSSQRNLDSVGEIFQLLTASAAQDTQRLMGIHNRFYQKQVDLWMKMLERKPGETCPPVVAPEKGDRRFQSAEWSALPLFDYLKQYYLLSSQWLLEIVEAARVDPEAKKKLRFFTRQYIDALSPTNFPATNPEVLKLAAESNGATISQGLKNLIEDLEKGHISMTDESAFEVGRNLATTSGAVVFENELIQLIQYKPLTETVGELPLLIIPPCINKYYVLDLQPENSFVRHCLEQGNTVFIVSWRNIPHELGHLTWDDYLELGVIQAIDVALAIAGVKKLNTLGFCVGGTLLACALAALRAKRRNAVNSLTLLATMLDFSDTGEISAYVDEAYVQKREAGLGRGGIIPGRELALAFASLRANELVWFYVVNNYLKGKTPDAFDLLYWNCDGTNLPGPMYIYYVRNMYLENSLKIPGKLAMCGVPVDLTKINLPTYMLAAREDHIVPWKSAYASASLLKGRIEFVLTASGHIAGVVNPPAKSKRSFYSGGALDTDAEAWLAATQSHPGSWWPHWSAWLAQKRGKEIPARTKPGNKSHREIEAAPGRYVTECCARNDFKQEAG, from the coding sequence ATGAGCTCGCAACCGGAATCGCAGTCTCTACCGCCCGACAACGAGGCGAGCCGGAAACTCCTGCAAGACTTGCTTAAAAATCTTTCGAGCCAGCGCAATCTCGACTCGGTGGGCGAAATTTTTCAGCTGCTCACCGCCAGCGCGGCGCAGGACACGCAGCGCCTGATGGGCATCCACAACCGCTTCTACCAGAAGCAGGTTGATTTGTGGATGAAAATGCTGGAACGCAAACCGGGCGAAACCTGCCCGCCGGTGGTGGCGCCCGAAAAAGGCGACCGCCGCTTCCAATCTGCCGAATGGAGCGCCCTGCCGCTTTTCGATTATCTCAAGCAGTACTACCTGCTCTCTTCGCAGTGGCTGTTAGAAATAGTGGAAGCCGCGCGGGTCGATCCAGAGGCCAAGAAAAAACTGCGCTTTTTCACCAGGCAGTACATTGACGCCCTGTCGCCCACCAATTTTCCGGCGACCAATCCGGAAGTGCTGAAACTCGCGGCGGAGAGCAACGGCGCGACTATCAGCCAGGGCTTGAAAAACCTCATAGAGGATCTGGAAAAAGGCCATATCTCGATGACCGACGAGTCGGCCTTCGAAGTCGGCAGGAATCTGGCCACGACGTCCGGCGCGGTGGTATTTGAAAACGAGCTGATTCAGCTTATCCAGTATAAGCCGCTCACCGAAACCGTGGGGGAGCTGCCGCTACTCATCATTCCGCCCTGCATCAACAAGTATTATGTCCTTGACCTGCAGCCGGAAAACTCTTTCGTGCGCCATTGCCTGGAGCAAGGCAACACGGTGTTCATCGTTTCCTGGCGCAATATTCCGCATGAACTTGGGCATCTGACTTGGGACGATTACCTCGAACTCGGTGTAATTCAGGCAATTGACGTCGCGCTCGCCATTGCCGGAGTCAAAAAACTCAACACGCTGGGCTTCTGTGTCGGCGGTACCCTGCTCGCCTGCGCGCTGGCGGCGCTGCGCGCCAAACGGCGCAATGCGGTTAACAGCCTCACGCTACTCGCCACCATGCTGGATTTCTCCGACACCGGAGAAATCAGCGCTTATGTGGACGAAGCCTATGTGCAGAAACGCGAAGCTGGCCTCGGTCGCGGTGGAATTATTCCGGGGCGTGAACTGGCGCTGGCTTTCGCCAGCCTGCGCGCCAACGAGCTGGTGTGGTTCTATGTGGTAAACAATTACCTCAAGGGCAAAACTCCCGATGCCTTTGACCTTCTTTACTGGAATTGCGACGGCACCAACCTGCCGGGCCCGATGTACATTTACTACGTGCGGAACATGTATCTGGAAAACAGTCTGAAAATACCCGGCAAACTCGCCATGTGCGGCGTGCCGGTAGATCTAACCAAAATCAATCTGCCGACTTATATGCTGGCGGCGCGTGAAGATCACATCGTGCCGTGGAAATCCGCTTACGCCAGCGCCTCGCTGCTCAAAGGCCGAATCGAGTTTGTGCTCACCGCCAGCGGGCATATCGCCGGCGTGGTCAATCCCCCGGCGAAAAGCAAGCGCAGCTTTTATAGCGGCGGCGCTCTCGATACGGACGCGGAAGCGTGGCTCGCCGCTACGCAATCCCACCCAGGCAGCTGGTGGCCGCACTGGAGCGCATGGCTTGCGCAAAAGCGCGGCAAGGAAATTCCGGCGCGCACCAAACCGGGCAACAAAAGCCATCGCGAAATCGAGGCGGCGCCGGGGCGCTATGTCACGGAATGTTGTGCGAGAAACGACTTCAAGCAGGAAGCAGGATGA
- a CDS encoding ZIP family metal transporter has protein sequence MSILAWIVCASLAGGMLSVLCAAGFALNARAAWLPMLVSYAIGALLGAVFLEILPHAFELSRNVEHLTATILFGILLFFVLEKLVLWRHCHQDECEAHGGDDPRHDRGRSGMMIMIGNTFHNFVDGVLIAAAFLADVRLGIVTSLAIIAHEIPQQIGDFLILLHSGYTRKQALVFNLLSGTATLAGGLLAYFTLHTMQQMVPPILGLAVASMLYVAVADLIPGLHRRPELHATLQQVLLITLGIGSIWLTRSLSGHLA, from the coding sequence ATGTCCATCCTGGCCTGGATAGTCTGCGCAAGTCTTGCCGGCGGCATGTTGAGCGTGCTGTGCGCGGCGGGGTTCGCCCTGAACGCCCGTGCCGCGTGGCTGCCGATGCTGGTGAGCTATGCCATCGGCGCGCTGCTCGGCGCGGTATTCCTGGAAATCCTGCCGCATGCCTTCGAGCTCTCCCGCAATGTGGAGCACCTGACCGCCACCATTCTGTTCGGCATCCTGCTGTTCTTCGTGCTGGAAAAGCTGGTGCTTTGGCGCCATTGCCACCAGGACGAATGCGAAGCGCACGGCGGCGACGATCCCCGGCACGATCGCGGCCGCAGCGGCATGATGATCATGATCGGCAACACCTTCCACAATTTCGTCGACGGCGTTCTGATTGCGGCCGCTTTTCTCGCCGACGTGCGGCTCGGCATCGTCACCTCGCTCGCCATCATCGCGCACGAAATCCCGCAGCAAATCGGCGATTTTCTGATTCTGCTGCACTCGGGGTACACGCGGAAACAAGCGCTGGTGTTCAATCTGCTCTCCGGCACCGCGACCCTGGCGGGCGGCCTGCTGGCTTATTTCACTTTGCATACCATGCAGCAGATGGTGCCGCCGATCCTGGGCCTGGCGGTGGCAAGCATGCTCTATGTCGCGGTCGCGGATTTGATTCCGGGGCTGCACCGGCGTCCGGAACTGCATGCCACGCTACAGCAGGTGCTACTCATCACGCTGGGCATCGGCTCCATCTGGCTCACGCGCAGCCTCTCCGGCCATCTGGCGTAG
- the pgeF gene encoding peptidoglycan editing factor PgeF, which produces MRAPAEWIIPQWPAPAQVRALITTRGKNGASSGPYAQFNLGGNVGDEPSAVLHNRKLLRAHLPSEPKWLKQVHGTRVLDADVSAAGEEGDAAVARQSGTVCAILSADCLPLLLCDEQGTVIAAAHCGWRGLVAGVIEQTIRAMQAPPASLLAYLGPAIGPHAYEVGADVRDAFLRGDAGAEQAFAPCASGKWLANLYSLARQRLNRLGVKKISSGDYCTHTDKARFYSHRRDGHTGRMASLIWLDTKPDELSSQQV; this is translated from the coding sequence GTGCGCGCACCGGCAGAGTGGATCATCCCGCAATGGCCCGCTCCCGCTCAGGTGCGTGCGCTCATCACCACCCGCGGTAAAAACGGCGCGAGTTCCGGACCGTATGCCCAATTCAACCTCGGCGGGAATGTGGGCGATGAGCCTTCCGCGGTTTTGCATAACCGTAAATTGCTGCGCGCTCATTTGCCGTCGGAACCCAAATGGCTGAAGCAGGTGCATGGCACCAGGGTGCTGGACGCCGATGTGAGTGCTGCGGGCGAAGAAGGCGACGCCGCGGTGGCCCGGCAATCCGGCACGGTCTGCGCCATATTGAGCGCCGACTGCCTGCCGCTGTTGCTCTGCGATGAACAGGGCACGGTGATCGCGGCGGCGCACTGCGGCTGGCGCGGGCTGGTGGCCGGCGTGATAGAACAAACGATCAGAGCCATGCAGGCACCGCCCGCTTCCCTGCTCGCTTATCTGGGGCCGGCCATCGGCCCTCATGCCTATGAAGTCGGCGCCGATGTGCGTGATGCGTTCCTGCGCGGCGACGCCGGGGCGGAACAGGCTTTCGCCCCCTGCGCCTCCGGTAAATGGCTGGCGAATCTTTATTCTCTCGCGCGGCAACGCTTAAACCGTCTCGGCGTGAAAAAAATCAGCAGCGGCGATTATTGCACCCACACCGACAAAGCCCGCTTCTACTCGCATCGCCGCGACGGCCACACCGGACGCATGGCTTCGCTCATCTGGCTGGACACGAAACCGGATGAACTTAGCTCGCAGCAGGTATAA
- the rluD gene encoding 23S rRNA pseudouridine(1911/1915/1917) synthase RluD, whose translation MEKPLRDYNPKAAPHIELVIPPDCAGLRLDQALQRLLPEFSRNRLQTWIREKRVWQNGAPAVAKRKVGGGEKIRVAAAPSAETPAHLPEDIPLDIVHEDESLLIINKPPGLVVHPGSGNWRGTLLNALLKHSPGLAEIPRAGIVHRLDKDTSGLLVVAKTLEALTNLVQQLQARSVKREYLALVQGKVARGGQVEAPIGRHPFARTRMAVVARGKPALTYYEVMERFAHCTLLRCRLETGRTHQIRVHLQSIGHPLVGDPVYSAKKKTPAFARQALHAHHLALLHPRSGKTMGWKAGLPADMRQLLESLRGRN comes from the coding sequence ATGGAAAAACCTTTGCGCGATTATAACCCAAAGGCAGCGCCTCACATTGAACTGGTGATCCCGCCGGATTGCGCCGGCTTGCGCCTGGACCAGGCCTTGCAGCGTTTATTGCCTGAATTTTCCCGCAACCGGCTGCAAACCTGGATACGCGAAAAACGGGTGTGGCAAAACGGCGCTCCCGCTGTCGCCAAGCGCAAGGTGGGGGGCGGAGAAAAAATCCGTGTCGCCGCCGCGCCTTCCGCCGAAACGCCGGCGCATTTACCGGAGGATATCCCGCTCGACATCGTCCATGAAGATGAATCCCTGTTGATCATCAACAAACCGCCGGGGCTGGTGGTTCATCCGGGCAGCGGCAACTGGCGGGGAACGTTGCTCAATGCGCTGCTCAAGCACTCACCCGGGCTTGCCGAAATCCCGCGCGCCGGGATTGTGCACAGGTTGGACAAGGACACCAGCGGTCTTCTGGTTGTCGCGAAAACCCTCGAGGCGCTAACCAATCTGGTGCAGCAATTGCAGGCGCGCAGCGTGAAGCGCGAATATCTGGCGCTGGTGCAGGGCAAGGTGGCGCGCGGCGGCCAAGTCGAAGCGCCGATTGGCCGCCATCCCTTTGCCCGCACCAGGATGGCGGTGGTTGCGCGCGGCAAACCTGCATTGACTTATTACGAGGTGATGGAACGCTTTGCCCATTGCACCCTGCTGCGCTGCCGGTTGGAAACCGGGCGTACGCACCAGATCCGCGTGCACCTGCAATCGATCGGCCACCCGCTGGTCGGCGACCCGGTTTATTCCGCGAAAAAGAAGACACCCGCATTCGCCCGCCAAGCGCTGCATGCGCACCATCTCGCCCTCCTCCACCCTCGAAGCGGAAAAACCATGGGCTGGAAAGCCGGGTTGCCGGCCGATATGCGACAATTGCTTGAATCTCTGCGCGGCCGAAACTGA